One genomic region from Sphingomicrobium aestuariivivum encodes:
- a CDS encoding OmpA family protein: MIGLLMFGGLLVFQDGSAGEPTRCADDRIVASPAICENEASPGPYMVFFRWGGSVIDRDGADILDKVVESASGSGATYRLEITGFSDRSGPAAVNRRISRSRAALVRDELVKRGIGRDRVILAEPAGETDLLVPTADGVREAQNRRVEIHFHRID, from the coding sequence ATGATCGGGTTGCTAATGTTTGGTGGGCTGTTGGTCTTTCAGGATGGCTCTGCAGGTGAGCCCACGCGCTGCGCCGACGACCGTATCGTCGCGAGCCCTGCCATTTGCGAGAACGAGGCGTCGCCCGGCCCCTATATGGTCTTCTTCCGCTGGGGCGGGAGCGTCATCGACCGTGATGGCGCCGACATCCTCGACAAGGTTGTCGAATCCGCCAGCGGTTCAGGCGCAACGTACCGCCTTGAAATTACCGGCTTTAGTGACCGGTCGGGGCCGGCAGCCGTAAATCGTCGCATTTCGCGAAGCCGTGCCGCCCTTGTCCGCGATGAACTGGTGAAGCGTGGCATCGGGCGCGACCGCGTGATCCTCGCCGAACCCGCTGGCGAGACCGACCTGCTGGTGCCGACCGCCGACGGCGTGCGCGAAGCACAGAACCGGCGTGTCGAAATCCATTTCCACCGGATCGACTGA
- a CDS encoding peptidoglycan endopeptidase — translation MIDPVARARSALGTPFKLQGREPGSGLDCLGLVIHAFRLDGGIFPQAYGWRQADACDFLAAAARDFFVIDAVFANSGDVLRFSQGLHRHHLAIATCNGVIHADARHRRVIERNGDPGLPLVAVHRFRPPFRRSL, via the coding sequence ATGATCGATCCGGTGGCGCGGGCGCGCAGCGCGCTCGGCACGCCCTTCAAGTTGCAGGGGAGGGAGCCGGGTTCGGGGCTCGATTGTCTCGGCCTCGTCATCCACGCCTTCCGCCTGGACGGCGGCATCTTTCCGCAAGCTTATGGCTGGCGGCAGGCGGACGCCTGTGACTTTCTTGCTGCTGCGGCTCGGGACTTCTTCGTGATCGATGCGGTTTTCGCCAATTCCGGCGACGTCCTTCGTTTCAGCCAGGGGCTGCACCGGCATCATCTTGCCATCGCCACTTGCAACGGCGTGATCCATGCGGATGCACGTCACCGCCGCGTCATCGAGCGAAATGGTGATCCGGGGCTACCGCTCGTCGCCGTCCATCGCTTCCGCCCTCCGTTCCGAAGGAGCCTTTAA
- a CDS encoding tail tape measure protein, translating into MAEELDELVVRVRADTGAVKRELDAVRRDVEGPFASGLDMLGGRLETVLLRAVRKGKFGFEDLKAAAMSAMNSIAAASLRALLPGGKAGGLNLGSMLGALLGLPGRATGGPVSANTPYLVGERGPEMFVPEGAGRIVPGAATAGPLSVAINLNAPREQTAPLVMGSSKRQLASALRRAVRSA; encoded by the coding sequence ATGGCCGAAGAGCTTGATGAGCTCGTTGTCCGCGTGCGCGCCGACACGGGCGCCGTGAAGCGCGAACTGGATGCGGTACGGCGCGATGTGGAAGGACCGTTCGCCTCGGGGCTCGATATGCTCGGCGGGCGGCTCGAGACCGTGCTGCTACGCGCGGTTCGCAAGGGCAAGTTCGGATTTGAGGATCTGAAGGCAGCAGCGATGTCGGCGATGAATTCTATTGCCGCGGCCAGCCTTCGGGCACTGCTTCCTGGTGGGAAGGCAGGCGGCCTCAACCTCGGCTCGATGCTGGGGGCGCTTCTCGGACTGCCGGGGCGGGCGACCGGGGGACCGGTGTCGGCCAACACTCCCTATCTTGTGGGTGAACGTGGGCCCGAGATGTTCGTGCCCGAAGGGGCAGGGCGGATCGTTCCCGGCGCGGCGACGGCAGGTCCGCTATCGGTCGCGATCAATCTCAACGCCCCGCGCGAACAGACCGCGCCTCTGGTTATGGGTAGTAGCAAGCGCCAGCTTGCCTCCGCACTCCGGCGAGCGGTGCGATCCGCATGA
- a CDS encoding phage head closure protein, with amino-acid sequence MSHAPEFAGRLRERIVIHAPVTAREATGVRLSGWQEVARCLAAIRPKGTGAEAEGMALSRMGRFEVLIRWREGIAVGQRVSWRGRYLQIRAISEDARKPDRLDLTCEETRS; translated from the coding sequence GTGAGCCACGCGCCTGAATTTGCGGGACGCTTGCGCGAGCGGATCGTAATCCACGCACCGGTGACGGCGCGCGAGGCGACCGGTGTCAGGCTGTCCGGATGGCAGGAGGTGGCGCGCTGTCTGGCCGCAATCCGGCCGAAGGGCACGGGTGCCGAAGCCGAAGGCATGGCGCTGTCGCGCATGGGGCGCTTCGAGGTGCTGATCCGCTGGCGCGAAGGAATTGCAGTCGGGCAGCGCGTCAGCTGGCGCGGCAGGTACCTCCAGATCCGCGCGATCTCGGAGGATGCGCGCAAGCCCGATCGGCTCGACCTTACCTGCGAGGAAACGAGATCATGA
- a CDS encoding DUF2163 domain-containing protein: MSMLDAAVTNLAICWCVERSDGAGLGLTGHDAMLVHDGRRFEPGGAILPHRVRRSNTKGAGSEDVGGAVSNAALSRADLSAGRWDGACVELFTLDWASPSGKLTLVQGAMGAVECVGQEFEANLSTTFAKLEAPAGPQTSPLCRAALGDRKCRVNLAGRKVAAVVVDAQDVEVTVDRGQLEGFAFGQLRWLDGPNRGLRSAILSAADDRLVLRELPAVSPVAGERVELVEGCDKTFATCSSRFSNAVNFRGEPHLPGADILSRYPGA, from the coding sequence ATGTCGATGCTGGATGCTGCGGTAACCAACCTCGCCATCTGCTGGTGTGTCGAGCGGAGCGATGGCGCAGGGCTCGGACTGACCGGCCATGACGCCATGCTGGTGCATGACGGACGACGCTTCGAGCCGGGCGGGGCAATCCTTCCGCACAGGGTGCGGCGATCAAATACCAAAGGGGCTGGGAGCGAAGATGTGGGCGGTGCCGTGAGCAACGCGGCCTTGTCGCGCGCCGACCTTTCGGCAGGGCGATGGGACGGCGCGTGCGTCGAACTCTTCACGCTCGACTGGGCCTCGCCTTCGGGGAAACTGACATTGGTGCAGGGCGCGATGGGGGCGGTCGAATGTGTCGGGCAAGAATTTGAAGCAAACCTCTCAACGACGTTCGCGAAACTCGAAGCGCCTGCGGGTCCACAGACCAGCCCGCTTTGTCGGGCGGCCCTGGGCGACCGAAAATGCCGTGTGAATCTTGCAGGGCGCAAGGTGGCGGCCGTTGTCGTGGATGCGCAGGATGTGGAGGTGACAGTCGACCGTGGCCAGCTGGAGGGCTTTGCATTCGGTCAGTTGCGCTGGCTTGACGGACCCAATCGCGGGCTCCGCTCGGCCATTCTCTCCGCCGCCGATGACAGGCTAGTGCTGCGAGAGCTGCCCGCGGTATCTCCGGTCGCAGGCGAGAGGGTCGAATTGGTCGAGGGTTGCGACAAGACCTTCGCGACCTGCAGTTCGCGGTTCTCGAATGCTGTGAATTTCAGGGGCGAACCGCATCTCCCCGGGGCCGACATCCTGAGCCGATATCCGGGCGCATGA
- a CDS encoding phage tail assembly chaperone yields MSQFAGRAGALYALAAQILHWPPDVFWNATPEELASALGVGADTRGMDGSLIAGLRDMINKEEGDDGRRA; encoded by the coding sequence ATGAGCCAGTTCGCGGGGCGGGCGGGCGCGCTCTACGCGCTTGCTGCACAAATCCTGCACTGGCCGCCGGACGTTTTCTGGAACGCGACCCCCGAAGAGTTGGCGTCGGCGCTCGGTGTGGGCGCGGACACGCGGGGTATGGACGGCAGCTTGATCGCCGGGCTTCGCGACATGATCAACAAGGAGGAGGGCGACGATGGCCGAAGAGCTTGA
- the gp17 gene encoding tail completion protein gp17: MSAGSALQAAIVSALEAIEQLQGIYDGPPARAAYPYAAIDARTEADWGHKSGVGREVFASVTLWDDEPARLEAVGELVEPALAAIDHVEGWQLVTLVPVKRRVARDVAGPWAMIMDFRARLLASQ, from the coding sequence ATGAGCGCTGGCAGTGCCTTACAGGCCGCGATCGTGTCGGCGCTGGAGGCGATCGAGCAGTTGCAGGGGATCTATGACGGCCCGCCAGCGAGGGCCGCCTATCCCTATGCCGCCATCGATGCGCGCACCGAGGCCGACTGGGGCCACAAGAGTGGTGTGGGACGCGAGGTCTTCGCAAGCGTGACCCTGTGGGACGACGAGCCAGCCCGCCTCGAAGCCGTGGGGGAGCTGGTCGAACCGGCACTCGCCGCAATCGATCACGTGGAAGGCTGGCAGCTCGTCACACTCGTGCCCGTGAAGCGCCGGGTGGCCCGCGATGTCGCCGGTCCCTGGGCTATGATCATGGATTTCAGGGCGCGCCTCCTGGCGAGCCAATAA
- a CDS encoding DUF2793 domain-containing protein, whose translation MTQTDRLELPTLSTGQAQKEITHNEALVLLDMLVQPVVEGAPLESPPAAAQAGECYLVAEAPSGEFDGQDGAMAILTGSGWRFVAAREGFRCLRRDGVGAFEYRSGQWVETGGSLASPAAAIEAPAGGSVVDVEARFAIDAILSVLREHKVIEE comes from the coding sequence ATGACCCAAACCGACCGTCTCGAACTCCCGACGCTTTCGACCGGGCAAGCCCAGAAGGAAATCACGCATAACGAGGCGCTGGTGCTGCTGGACATGCTGGTGCAGCCGGTGGTCGAGGGCGCGCCGTTGGAATCGCCGCCGGCTGCGGCCCAGGCGGGGGAATGCTACCTTGTCGCGGAAGCCCCCTCGGGTGAATTTGACGGGCAGGACGGCGCGATGGCCATCCTCACGGGAAGCGGCTGGCGCTTTGTGGCGGCCCGCGAAGGTTTTCGCTGCCTGCGACGCGATGGCGTGGGCGCTTTCGAATATCGCAGCGGTCAGTGGGTCGAGACCGGCGGTAGCTTGGCGTCGCCGGCGGCTGCGATCGAGGCGCCGGCTGGAGGTTCGGTCGTCGATGTGGAAGCGCGGTTCGCGATCGACGCCATTCTGTCCGTCCTGCGCGAACACAAGGTTATTGAAGAATGA
- a CDS encoding DUF2460 domain-containing protein: MIRHWFTRQGEHLEQMPLKRFDPDHWTVDFPLGTAACLTRGSDAHSLVVAAEFLRRGDLVGLIWSSADTVSHPAHARETNRDYSGTKLSFRWQSMGLIPLDQPDGPTLTVEGRDAAGVERSWFVRLWNYADGDPDDAVVSLDFDALYAGWAADEKVAVSDVERLFISLAPPDYSAQDQGIRLVPAAAEVRLEDIECRGAGSVIDVGASWQPAQPFNACTAYDDLYHLPPSRVAEAIDRLGYGVLVTHYVGMSHYMALAGDGLLDSSRGMVGPALRWHAEFARELKARGRTPIWSLSYEILDRFCPESWKQRRADGGPALTAWSPPSTLVSPANADAIDYLGGIFDELVDLSAAEGLPPKVQIGEPWWWVDADGHPCLYDAAAAAAYGAEMPVIGSVGGVLSTDEKALLDWAGAKLSASTATLVARAKARQADTETHLLVYLPSILDPGAPEARRANLPTGWASPAFDVLQLEDYDWVTQPAPAARRVSALREVEARLQYAVASQHYLSGFVLDGANAAVEWPRIVTAADEALSRGTSEVFVWALPQVMRDGITIFTVEENDMQDVADVDFPISLGADASVRPNFSTQVIIGASGHEQRNVDWQQSRNEYDAGPGVRGEEELQTLLAFFRARRGQAEGFRLRDPFDHRSGSGDPSALDQSLGTGDGMRTQFALQKSYEGGEVRRITRPVAGTVRVALDGVEQAWNWTLANGGMVEFDAAPDAGVEVTAGFLFDVPVRFASDQLEINRATFLAGEAPSVPLIEVREG, from the coding sequence ATGATCAGGCACTGGTTTACGAGGCAGGGCGAGCATCTCGAACAGATGCCGCTGAAGCGGTTCGACCCAGATCACTGGACCGTGGATTTCCCGCTGGGGACCGCGGCTTGCCTGACCCGCGGGAGCGACGCGCATTCACTGGTCGTGGCAGCGGAATTCCTGCGGCGCGGCGACCTTGTCGGCCTGATCTGGAGTAGCGCCGACACTGTTTCGCACCCGGCTCATGCGCGCGAGACGAACCGTGACTACAGCGGAACCAAGCTTTCTTTCCGCTGGCAGAGCATGGGCCTCATCCCGTTGGACCAGCCTGATGGTCCGACCTTGACGGTCGAAGGCCGTGACGCGGCCGGGGTGGAGCGGAGCTGGTTCGTGCGGCTCTGGAACTATGCCGATGGCGATCCCGACGATGCGGTGGTCTCGCTCGATTTCGATGCGCTGTACGCAGGCTGGGCGGCGGACGAGAAGGTCGCGGTCAGCGACGTGGAGCGCCTTTTCATCAGCCTCGCACCGCCGGATTATTCGGCTCAGGACCAAGGCATCCGTCTGGTGCCCGCGGCGGCCGAAGTGCGACTGGAGGATATCGAATGTCGGGGCGCGGGAAGCGTGATCGACGTGGGCGCGTCATGGCAGCCGGCGCAGCCGTTCAATGCCTGCACCGCCTATGACGACCTTTATCACCTCCCGCCGTCGCGTGTCGCGGAGGCGATCGACAGGCTCGGCTATGGTGTGCTGGTGACCCATTATGTGGGCATGAGCCATTATATGGCGCTGGCCGGTGACGGACTCCTCGACAGTTCGCGCGGGATGGTCGGGCCGGCGCTGCGCTGGCATGCGGAGTTCGCGCGGGAACTGAAGGCGCGAGGGCGAACCCCGATCTGGTCGCTGAGCTATGAAATTCTCGACCGGTTCTGTCCCGAAAGCTGGAAACAGCGGCGGGCCGATGGTGGGCCCGCCCTGACGGCCTGGTCTCCGCCTTCGACCCTCGTCTCGCCTGCCAATGCTGATGCAATCGATTATCTCGGCGGGATCTTTGACGAACTCGTCGACCTGTCCGCGGCGGAAGGGCTGCCGCCGAAGGTACAGATCGGCGAGCCGTGGTGGTGGGTTGATGCCGACGGTCACCCCTGCCTTTACGATGCGGCTGCCGCGGCCGCCTACGGGGCCGAAATGCCGGTCATCGGGTCGGTCGGGGGAGTGCTTTCGACGGATGAAAAGGCGCTGCTCGACTGGGCGGGAGCTAAGCTCTCGGCCTCGACCGCGACGCTGGTAGCGCGCGCAAAAGCGAGACAGGCGGACACCGAAACGCATCTCCTCGTCTATCTGCCTTCCATCCTAGACCCGGGAGCGCCGGAAGCGCGGAGGGCGAACCTGCCGACCGGCTGGGCGTCGCCGGCATTCGATGTCTTGCAGTTGGAGGATTACGACTGGGTCACGCAGCCGGCACCGGCCGCGAGGCGGGTTTCAGCGCTGCGGGAAGTGGAAGCGCGGCTCCAATATGCGGTCGCATCGCAGCATTATCTCTCGGGCTTCGTTCTCGACGGCGCCAATGCGGCCGTCGAGTGGCCGCGGATCGTGACAGCGGCGGACGAGGCGCTCTCGCGCGGGACATCCGAGGTTTTTGTCTGGGCGCTGCCCCAAGTAATGCGCGACGGGATCACGATCTTCACCGTCGAGGAGAATGATATGCAGGATGTAGCGGACGTGGATTTCCCGATCTCGCTTGGTGCGGACGCGAGCGTCCGACCGAACTTCTCGACACAGGTCATCATTGGCGCCTCGGGGCATGAGCAACGCAATGTGGACTGGCAGCAGTCGCGCAACGAATATGACGCCGGGCCCGGGGTTCGGGGCGAGGAGGAACTGCAAACGCTTCTGGCCTTTTTTCGCGCCCGACGAGGGCAGGCGGAGGGTTTTCGCCTGCGCGATCCGTTCGATCATCGGTCAGGGAGTGGCGATCCGTCGGCACTCGACCAGTCGCTCGGCACGGGCGATGGCATGCGCACGCAATTTGCGCTGCAGAAGTCCTACGAGGGCGGGGAGGTCCGGCGAATTACGCGCCCCGTCGCGGGCACGGTGCGCGTCGCGCTGGACGGTGTCGAGCAAGCCTGGAATTGGACCCTCGCGAACGGAGGAATGGTGGAGTTTGACGCCGCGCCTGACGCTGGGGTCGAGGTCACCGCCGGGTTCCTGTTCGACGTTCCGGTTCGCTTTGCAAGCGACCAGTTGGAGATCAACCGCGCGACTTTTCTTGCAGGCGAGGCACCCAGCGTGCCGCTCATCGAGGTTCGCGAGGGCTGA
- a CDS encoding phage tail protein, which produces MATLVFSSVGQAVAGPLGSAIGALVGQHIDQRLFGSGASEGPRLGELSVQGSRYGAVVPAVYGRMRVAGTIIWATDLVESQAVTGTKGQPQRTIYSYSANFAVALSSRPGGRVGRIWADGNLLRGADGHLKVPGELRVHAAGESQEVDPLLGALETAVPAYRDLMIAVFEGLELADFGNRIPMLTFEIVADEALDAGKVLDEASNGLIAVPDVLPIDGYAVHGQSLGTALAPLIELAALDLVDAGSRLETGEGVPRMLDFGDLASGNGKPGELPTDTLSSATDLPLVLHLDHFDPDRDYQVSRSQARAGSGGRALKLAMPVTLSALRARLLAEDVLLRTWRERRSLRVDLPMRYLDLQPGDLIGLPDQDGYWRVVDVVLERLVVRVSAVAHVGKAKAIELPTDGGRHLPSRDLTAAPTEAVLVELPDLEGDARTAVVVATANSSSGWRAVPLEVAVGSGDLVISSAAREGVIGQVSNVIGAAPRDLVDMVNVIEVDLVDADHDLLSITRDRMLQGGNLAMVGDEVIQFERVEAIAPGRIRLSSLLRGRFASDDAIDGHQAGEAFVLLDRERLARIDLVPEQQGTLVSVRPAGLADEDAAEVSIGFAARAARPPSPTHLTGQRVGGGLELNWVRRSRRGYAWLDHVDVPLGETAERYHIELSGTAGAVTLTSDRSDISVASEALAPLGTGQITVACRMLGDTGMSTATTITID; this is translated from the coding sequence ATGGCAACGCTGGTTTTCAGCAGTGTAGGGCAGGCGGTCGCCGGCCCGCTAGGAAGTGCTATCGGTGCGCTGGTCGGACAACATATCGACCAGCGCCTGTTCGGCTCGGGAGCGAGCGAGGGGCCGAGACTGGGCGAACTGTCGGTGCAAGGCTCCCGTTATGGCGCCGTCGTGCCAGCCGTCTATGGCCGTATGCGGGTTGCGGGTACGATCATCTGGGCGACAGATCTTGTCGAATCCCAAGCCGTCACCGGCACCAAGGGGCAACCCCAACGCACGATCTACAGCTATTCTGCCAATTTCGCGGTAGCGCTGTCGTCGCGGCCCGGTGGGCGGGTCGGTCGTATCTGGGCCGATGGCAATCTCCTGCGTGGGGCCGACGGCCATTTGAAGGTTCCGGGCGAATTGCGCGTCCACGCAGCAGGGGAGTCGCAGGAGGTCGATCCGCTACTCGGTGCGCTCGAAACAGCCGTGCCAGCCTATCGGGACCTGATGATCGCCGTCTTCGAAGGCCTCGAGCTCGCCGATTTCGGAAACCGGATCCCGATGCTCACGTTCGAAATTGTCGCGGACGAGGCGCTCGATGCTGGCAAGGTCCTCGACGAAGCCAGCAACGGTTTGATCGCTGTACCGGATGTCTTGCCGATCGACGGATATGCGGTGCACGGTCAAAGTCTTGGAACAGCGCTCGCGCCACTGATCGAGCTTGCCGCGCTCGATCTTGTCGATGCCGGAAGTCGGCTCGAGACGGGTGAAGGCGTGCCGCGCATGCTGGATTTCGGTGATCTGGCATCCGGTAATGGAAAGCCTGGAGAGCTGCCCACGGACACGCTTTCCTCGGCGACGGACCTCCCGTTGGTCCTGCATCTCGATCACTTTGACCCCGACAGGGATTATCAGGTGTCGCGCAGCCAGGCGCGTGCGGGAAGCGGGGGGCGAGCGCTGAAGCTGGCGATGCCGGTTACATTGAGTGCCCTGCGGGCGCGCCTCCTTGCGGAAGACGTCCTATTGCGAACGTGGCGGGAGCGACGTTCCTTGCGGGTCGATCTGCCGATGCGTTACCTCGACCTGCAACCGGGAGACCTGATCGGACTCCCCGATCAAGACGGATATTGGCGGGTCGTCGATGTCGTTCTCGAGCGGCTCGTGGTGCGTGTCAGCGCGGTTGCGCATGTAGGGAAGGCCAAGGCCATCGAGCTACCAACCGACGGTGGACGGCACTTGCCTTCACGGGATTTGACCGCAGCGCCCACTGAGGCTGTGCTGGTCGAATTGCCGGACCTCGAGGGCGATGCACGGACGGCTGTCGTCGTGGCGACCGCGAATAGCAGCAGCGGCTGGCGTGCGGTGCCGCTCGAGGTGGCTGTGGGGTCCGGCGACTTGGTGATCTCAAGCGCGGCACGGGAAGGCGTGATCGGTCAGGTCAGCAACGTCATTGGCGCTGCACCCCGGGATCTCGTGGACATGGTCAATGTGATCGAGGTCGACCTCGTCGATGCCGATCACGACCTCCTTTCGATCACGCGTGACCGTATGTTGCAGGGTGGAAACCTTGCGATGGTCGGGGACGAGGTCATCCAGTTCGAGCGGGTCGAGGCGATCGCGCCGGGGCGTATACGCCTGAGTTCATTGCTACGCGGGCGCTTTGCCAGCGACGATGCGATCGATGGCCATCAGGCTGGCGAAGCTTTCGTGCTGCTGGATCGCGAAAGGCTGGCGCGCATCGACCTCGTCCCGGAGCAGCAGGGGACGCTTGTTTCGGTACGGCCTGCGGGGCTTGCCGATGAAGACGCGGCAGAAGTCTCGATCGGCTTTGCAGCGCGCGCCGCTCGACCCCCGTCGCCGACGCACCTGACGGGGCAGCGGGTCGGCGGCGGGCTCGAACTGAACTGGGTTCGCCGGAGCCGTCGCGGCTACGCTTGGCTCGATCATGTCGATGTCCCGCTCGGCGAAACCGCGGAGCGTTATCACATCGAGCTTTCTGGCACTGCTGGCGCCGTGACGCTGACCTCAGACCGGAGCGACATCAGTGTCGCCTCCGAGGCGCTGGCACCACTCGGCACGGGCCAAATCACGGTCGCATGCAGGATGCTGGGCGACACGGGCATGTCCACCGCCACCACGATAACCATCGATTGA
- a CDS encoding GTA-gp10 family protein: MSRTANAARGEASFRVGDATLLLRPSFAALVAAEGELGPLFELADRAAEGRISLSEIVILFDHLSSGGRPSSVDRAAIGEALVTSGLAAAMPPLRAVLVQLLQGR, encoded by the coding sequence GTGAGCCGGACAGCGAATGCCGCGCGGGGGGAGGCCTCTTTCCGCGTCGGGGACGCGACGCTCCTGCTACGCCCGAGCTTTGCCGCACTGGTCGCGGCGGAAGGGGAATTGGGCCCCTTGTTCGAACTGGCGGACCGGGCAGCCGAGGGGCGGATCTCGCTGTCGGAAATCGTCATACTATTCGACCATCTGAGCAGCGGGGGGCGTCCGTCTTCGGTCGACCGCGCGGCCATTGGCGAGGCGCTGGTGACCTCGGGCCTGGCCGCGGCCATGCCGCCGCTCCGAGCGGTGCTGGTGCAGCTGCTCCAAGGGCGATGA
- a CDS encoding phage major tail protein, TP901-1 family, with product MAAEKGNQFLLKIGDGGIPVTYATVAGLKTTNLTINGDAVAITNKDSGGWRELLSGAGVRSVAVTASGIFTGSSAEARLRSLALDGSIDDYELSFESGEKMQGRFLIARLDYSGDYNGERTYSVSLESSGPISSL from the coding sequence ATGGCGGCAGAAAAAGGCAACCAGTTCCTCTTGAAGATCGGTGATGGCGGCATTCCGGTGACCTACGCCACGGTCGCCGGACTGAAGACGACCAACCTGACGATCAATGGCGATGCGGTTGCCATCACCAACAAGGACAGCGGCGGCTGGCGCGAATTGCTGTCGGGCGCGGGGGTGCGATCGGTGGCGGTCACCGCGAGCGGTATTTTTACCGGATCCTCGGCGGAGGCCCGGCTTCGGTCTCTCGCACTAGACGGCAGCATCGATGATTATGAGCTGAGCTTCGAAAGCGGTGAGAAGATGCAAGGCCGCTTTCTGATCGCCCGGCTCGACTATTCCGGCGATTACAATGGCGAGCGGACCTATTCGGTCTCGCTCGAAAGCTCCGGACCGATTTCCAGCCTGTGA
- a CDS encoding superoxide dismutase family protein translates to MSEDANGITVTVEVDGLAAGSHAVHLHETGVCEGPDFKSAGGHWNPTGAQHGRDNPMGSHLGDLANMEISEERQGRSIYLVREASLRAGQRSIADADGTALVIHEGADDYRSDPAGDAGARVACATLSGPAEG, encoded by the coding sequence ATGAGCGAGGATGCCAATGGCATCACCGTGACGGTGGAGGTAGACGGGCTCGCCGCCGGAAGTCACGCGGTCCATCTCCATGAAACCGGCGTCTGCGAGGGACCCGATTTCAAAAGTGCCGGCGGTCACTGGAACCCGACTGGAGCTCAGCACGGACGCGACAACCCCATGGGCTCGCATCTTGGAGACCTCGCCAATATGGAGATCAGCGAGGAGCGCCAGGGACGCAGTATCTATCTCGTTCGCGAGGCCTCGCTCCGCGCGGGCCAGCGCAGCATCGCCGACGCCGACGGGACGGCGCTCGTCATTCACGAGGGTGCCGATGATTATCGAAGCGATCCTGCCGGTGATGCAGGGGCGCGTGTAGCTTGCGCGACGCTCAGCGGCCCCGCGGAAGGCTGA
- a CDS encoding outer membrane protein: MRKLAISMVLASSMLATPALARDKAWYVGIEGGVMKVEDTMIDLGITDTDAGATLFIDNGVENDYGTGFDVDFVAGYDFGAIRTEVELGYKSADVDSTTIVDLGAEFAEPGDMSVYSAMANLLFDFGGEDGIGGYLGGGVGFASVQHELDLPGVTNFSETDGTWAWQALGGVYVPLSRTIDLGVKYRYFNTGEFDYAPAVLAPFADASLSDAELESHSLLASLIFNFAPPPPPPPPPPPPPPPPPPPPATVTCPDGTVILATEECPPPPPPPPPPPPPEPERG, encoded by the coding sequence ATGCGGAAGCTAGCCATTTCGATGGTTCTCGCTTCTTCGATGCTGGCAACGCCTGCGCTTGCGCGCGACAAGGCGTGGTACGTCGGTATCGAAGGCGGGGTGATGAAGGTCGAAGACACCATGATCGACCTTGGCATCACCGATACGGATGCCGGCGCCACGCTCTTCATCGATAACGGTGTCGAGAACGACTACGGCACCGGTTTTGATGTCGATTTCGTTGCCGGCTATGATTTTGGTGCGATCCGTACCGAGGTCGAACTCGGCTACAAGTCGGCGGACGTCGATTCGACCACGATCGTCGATCTTGGCGCCGAATTCGCCGAACCCGGCGACATGTCGGTCTACTCGGCGATGGCGAACCTGCTGTTCGACTTCGGCGGTGAAGACGGCATCGGTGGTTACCTCGGTGGTGGTGTTGGCTTTGCCAGCGTCCAGCACGAGCTCGACCTTCCCGGCGTTACCAACTTCAGCGAAACCGACGGCACCTGGGCCTGGCAGGCTCTCGGTGGCGTTTACGTGCCGCTGAGCCGCACCATCGATCTCGGCGTGAAGTATCGCTACTTCAACACCGGCGAATTCGATTATGCGCCTGCCGTGCTGGCACCGTTTGCGGACGCGTCGCTGAGCGATGCTGAGCTTGAAAGCCACAGCCTCCTCGCGAGCCTGATCTTCAACTTCGCACCGCCGCCTCCCCCGCCGCCGCCCCCGCCGCCCCCGCCGCCGCCCCCGCCGCCGCCTCCGGCGACGGTGACGTGCCCGGACGGGACGGTGATCCTGGCGACGGAAGAGTGCCCGCCGCCGCCGCCGCCGCCGCCGCCCCCGCCGCCGCCGGAACCCGAGCGCGGCTAA